The sequence below is a genomic window from Anas platyrhynchos isolate ZD024472 breed Pekin duck chromosome 20, IASCAAS_PekinDuck_T2T, whole genome shotgun sequence.
TGCATGCCCAGGAGCAGAAACAGACATTAAATACAAGCTGTGTTTTCCATTGTAATGAGTAAGATGACACACTGAATACAACTCCAGAAAAAGTGAGGAAGTGAAAGGAAACACTGTACAgccaaggaggaaaaaaaaaaaaaaaaaaaggacgaTGCATCTCAGGCCATTCTAAACagtatctttattttctgtggaaCATCACCATGGCAGCCCCCACAGCAGCATCAACATCCTTCCCATAAACCACAGGGAATGGAAAAATCCTTTCCACTTCCTGCCTCAACACCTCATTCCTGGCGAGGGCACTCCCACTCCCCAGAATTCTGCTCACTCCTGTCTCCATCAGGCGTTGCACCGGCAACATGGAACAGAGGTTTTCAACGATGCCACGGCACAGAGCTCTGGTTACGTGCCCCAAGGAGAGCTCAGAGACAGCAATACTGGTCACTGAAGCCAACTGCTCAGGAACGTGTCTCTCTCCAAATATGGTTGGGCGGATCAAGAGTTTGCTGTCATCTTGGGCCAAAGCTGCTTTGATTATCTTTGCGTAGATGGCAGAATCCTGAACCTGAAGCCCTGCAGATGGGAAATACCACATTACTCAGCTGAAGACATCTAATGTATCTTACACATGGAGCCTTAAAATGGGCACTGATCCACTTGTTCAGCAAAGTACTGTATACTTTTTTCCCTGTATCAAAGGTAATTGTTTTTCCAGGATTACAAGCCCCAGTTCTCTATCCAACTGTATCTAATATCTGTAACACTAGAAATCTTTTTCTGATCAGAAGCAATGCCTCTAAAGGCACTAATGGCAGACATCACATGCAATCCAGCTACCGAAGCTGAATGCAGAATTCACTTCAAGAACTCACAGAAAGAATGATTTCAGAACTTATTTCTGCACTGCAAAACCCAGGAGATTttctatatatatgtgtgtgtgtgtaaaacacTCAGATTTAATGTGATAATTACTTCTCATTTTACAAATGGGCATGACAGAGCACGGAAATGGAAGACCCTGTGTATACCCAGGAGCAGAAACAGATATTAAATACAAGCTGTTTTCTCCCTTGTAATGAGTAAGATGACATATCAAATACAACTCCAGAAAAAGTGAGGAAGTTatataataacaaaaacaaacaaacaaaccaccatgAGTGCAAAGTCCATGTTTAAAGCACTTAGAAGACACTATGTGAGTTTGAGCCTTAAAATCCATTAGACTGCTGGAAAATACGCAGTAGAAGGCAACTGATGCAATCAAGGGACTCTTTCTGAATGCAGTCATAGGAAATCAGTGGCTGTCCTCATATTTGCtgacttttccttttaaaaacaacttgCAAAAATATTCTCTTGTTCTTAAAACAAACGAAAATTCAAAACCTAGAAGCAAAGTGAATGTGGAGTCCAAGGATGACTGTCCCGGCATGTTGATTAGCTTCAGAAGGAAATTCTAGACGTCTGGGAAATATGACCCAGGAGTTACATCCTCATTCCTTCTATTGCATGAAGAAACAGCTCTATACTTGTTCCTTTGTCTGAGCTTCCCTTCACCTTATTGATCAACCTCAATTTTAAGCCGTAACAATCCTTAACGAGCTTACCCAGTTCTTCCATCCACTGTGACACCATGTCCACAAATGTTGCTAGCACATTGCCTCCATTAAGTGATGCTGCCACTGCCAAGTAGTCACCGTTGAAGTAGGGAAAGTAAGTAACAGCCGATGAAGGATCTGGTGTCTCTGGAGGCTGGAAACCAGGGGGCATTGAGATGGTCAGCTGAGCAGAGGTACTGATATTGAGAActagaaaaaagaagaaaaaaaaaaatcagcgtTTTACTAGGCTACCCTGAAGGTAGacaatgagaaaacaaagtaaGATACCAAAATGATCATACCTGCATCAGTCCTTTCAGTCAGACAGGAATAAACAGAGCACTGGAAATCTCCCAGAGCAATTCCTACTTCTGTTCCTTTGGGTATTCCATGCCACGCACAGATTGTCCTCCCTGCAATACTGCCAGGGTCTCCCACCTCTGGAAGCAAGTGAAGAGGAAAGCCGGACTTTTTCAATCTACAATCAGAACAATATTGttgcaggaaagcagcaggggAACATGCAGCATGGCTACAAGGACCTCTCTGAAGTCGCAGACGAAGCTGGCCATACGTTTGCAGCTGCTGGATTTATGGATGCATTCACTTCTCTAGAAAGCTTTGTCTTGGGCAGCATTCCAGTTCAACAGGCTGGGTAAACTAGAATatgctggaaaaacaaactgctTTTCATGGTATGCAATCTGATTACCTGGGATTCTACAGGAGTACACATTCACCAAGCTTAACCTACTGATGTTGTATAGACAAGCAGTTCCAGGGTTAAGGGACAATCACAAAAATTCAACTTTTAAGTGTCAAAGAACTTACAACTGTCATGCAGTTAGTAGCTCAAAACCAAATCAGAGGTAAGTCCAACAAACTCCTTACACAAACCACAAGATACACTATGTTGCTACAGCAAAAATACCAGATTAGTGAAAATGCACGTTTCTGTCACTCTTAAAGCATTAGATAGTAAATTACCTTTATGAGCAGATCTTGGAATTCTGGCCTAACCTAAACTCTGAAATACATACAGCCTTAGGATTCTGCCCTGAAAGagcaaatcattaaaaataaataaacaaaaacagttttctgtaaGACTCCCTGTAGCCTACCAAATTTTAATAAATCACAAGTAAATCTTAGCAGTTACAAAGGAGCTCAGCCAAAAGAAGTAGTAGTAACTGTCTTTTGCCATTACAGCCATGGCTGCGGCATCCACTTCTCCATCTCATCCCACCATCACACCacagaaagggagaggaaatgtTCAGTATACAAGACCGCATTGATGAGTCTCTCAGCTCTGCTGTCTTAGGTATTTCTAAAAACACAGTGCCAAATTGTACGTAACTTAAATATATTTACCTTACAAACCAGAGCAAATGCCCAAAAGTCCTTCAGtacagaccacggcacaattgATTAGGAACAACTTTCAATCACTTCCTATCCGTAACACACTCATACTTAGGGTCCTAAGAGATGTTCAAGTTGCCTGACACAAGCAAAGCATAAAATCCATGGAATGACCTCAGCACTTACACATCAGTATTCCAACTTTTGGTTTTGGCATTGAAATATCCCCAGCTGGCGGCATTCTGGATGGACATGAGTGGCTTCTTCAGGTCACACAACATGGCAACCACATAGTCATGGATAGTGCCAGCTGCATCATAACACTTCAGAAAATCTGgacttttaaacaaaacattttaaaaacaaaaacaatgagcAGTGCTTTAAGACAGTCAGAGCAAGTTTACGTCCAGCACTATAGGGAACTTTAGATGTGTGTGGCCTTATCTCCTAAAAAGAGAACTGCAAACTCAGTATCTCAGTGATCAACTTGGATTTTGTGGgttattacttttttaatgggatttattttccaaGCTCTTACCACAGTAGCAATTGTTATCTGCTTGTGGAAGACAGAGAGACAGTGGCTTTAAGGAATGAGTTATCTGGGTTTGAAATCATACCACCGCAAAACATGCCAGGAAAGTAGTAATTGTTTTACAAAAATGTCACTTTGTTGATTCCGGAgcatttgacaaaaaaaatcagtcaattCCTGCAATCGTTTTAGGATTCACAGATTATATGAATGGAAATGTACCAAGTGgtgaaacagaacagaaacaaaccaaaacagctTGGACTCATGAGCTGTACAGCTCTAAAGCAAGATCACGTCACATTCTAGCTATCTGCTGAACATATGTTGAGGGAAAACCAAGATGTAATAAGTTTTTCCCTACTAATTTAACTTGAACTCACGGCTGAGGAAGATAATGTCTCTTTGAGAGACATAGCATGCTACAGATGAAACTGAAGACCAAATCATGCTGATGCCAAGTCATAAGTGAAAAATTACATCCTCTGCAAATACGCCACAACAAAGCAGAGCATCAGTAACACCTCATAAGAATCCCAGTGTCTAAAGAaggaagaaactgaaattaatttagGGATTGTTTCTTTCAGCATCTGGCAGCAACCAACCAAAGCAACTCTGTTACTGTTTTAGGCATGTTTGTACTTTCCACAATCTGCACAAGCCAAAATTATAGCATTCAAGCTACATTAGCAGACCTCCTCATTAGCAGTAGGCTGGACTAGAATTATTTTATGATACTTTAAGGCTTCTGCTTCTATATGGTCAAAAGATTTTATTCTTATTAAAAAGATCTGTAGTATTTTTATGAGGTCAGAGAGATTTGTGTGCTGTTACGTATCGCTTATATTGAATACTGCCATTATAAACATTCTTTAACTAATCAGTATTATGATTAGAGAGAAAATGCACACCCTGAGCTTGTAGTTGTTTTACCATGCCACAGGAATACTAACACAAATTCAGGAGGAGAAACCAACAGTGAAACAGCCTGATACAACTGCCCATTTGAGAAACAATGTACCTGTTCTTTAAATACCAGTAGACTGTGGCACACCCAAATCCTGTAGCCAGGCTGATGTGTGACTGGGGCGGAGGAAGAGAAGCGAGGAAGGCAGGACTGCAGCGGCCGTCTTGCCACGTAACCAGATGACTGACCTCCTCTGGCTCAAAGGTAGGGCTGGTACCACACTCTGTCCACCTGCAACCTGAAACACAAAAGCATCTGAGAAATCCCGTGATTTCCTGCTGTGCCTGTCATTTTTCCTTACTAGACACTCTGATAATTTGTCAAATGTATtgggaaaagaacagaaacGGAGCCAGTGGCGGTTGTAATTAAATTAACTAGTCATAGTTTCAGTCCTAGATAACGTCATAATTCCAGTCATTCTGGAAAAAAGTTTGCAATTCTGCTACGAGAGGTAAGGAGCTGACATGACAAAACTTGAACAGCCACATCATGACCAAGAGCACACAGAATTAGTAACGAACTGCCTACGATGGATAGGGCACAGTTTCTTCCACCTTTTGAGTCAAAGCAACAGGAAACCTGGATCTGTACATATTAAGCAACAGACTGCAAACTAACCAACATCTCCCCCCTGTACCTTGCTTCACCAGAAGCAGAGAAGGATTTAATTCAGTGTTATCAGTCTAGCACATTTGTTTTGAACAGAGGATGCCACACCTTTGGTGAAGCCATCACATGCCTCTACGCCAAGGCCTCAGCTAAATGAGGGCAACTTCTTGGTGCTGCACGGAGCCTTCTCAGCAATGTCTGCTACTGCTCCAGCCCAgtgtgctgctccctgccctgacATGCTCCCGACAAGCAGTCATGCTAAGGCAGATTACAGACCTGCCAGAGCAGCAAACTAAGCAGATGCTGAgctcaagcactgctctgtgatATTTGCTGGCACACTCCATGTCTCAGCGTCAGCCTCTGACAACTACTGTTCTCCCAGGTGATGCAGGGCCACAAGGTGGGGATAGGACAGGCCACACACTGTCTCCAGCTggctctatttctttttttagtgAGGAGTGGCAGGAGAGTTTcaagctgtgctgtgccacTTACCCTACAGAGGTATGAACAGAGGTATGGCTGCTCAACTGACTAGCACAAATACGAATATAGGGATTTgaagtcacacacacacaataaaaaGCAGCCATGAAAGCAGGAAATACTATCTGAAACATGTAAAGCAAACATACCTTTTGTTGTTCTCTTAATTCCCTGTTCTATCAAGTCTGTTTGAAATGATTTTCAAATTGGCTTGTTTTTCTAGTTTCAAATGGTTTCAAAGAAATATTATTAACCATAAATCCAACCCTAAAGGATGCTATTAAAAATCTAATTTGTGTCCCAAAGCGCATGGATTCATTTAGTCTACTCAAAACAAATGAGAGCAAACACCCTCTTTCACTggacagaaatgaaacaaaagtggTGTGTGGCtttgggaaataaaatattaaccaATATCACGTAAGAATCTGTCTGTCATGAACCCATGAGGCTTTGTTATGCAGCCCTTGGGACAGCTGGAAAGCAAGCAACAGCTCCTTCCCATCAGCCTTCggatttctttctttgcaatcatttttgtatttaaggTAAAATTACAGCCGGTAATGAATAGCATTGTGTCTCTTTAAACAATTAAGACCCCAACAACTTTTGAAAGGCAGTGACCAGCACTTTTGGAAAATCTATTCTGCAGTTTACAATAAATCTTTGCTTAATCTgtaacttttattattattttcagatctGTATAATTGCTCAGATGTGCACACTGTaaggtgaagagaaaaaaaacgtCGAACTACATTTTGAAACCTGAACCTTGGACTTTAGAAGGTTTATGAAGAGAATCCATACCTATCTCACAGAGCTAGAAATCCAAGGCTTGAATTTTTCAAACATCTTCACTGTCACAATCAAGCTCCATGTGACTACCTTACTGtggctgattttgtttctgagGTCTTGGCCCTTCAGTCTACAAGCAGCTGCATATTCAGAATCAAGACCACAATCCTTTTCAGCTCCTAACAGAAGCACAAGCAGGCAAGATGAATGCAACATGCCAGTCTACaatttactagaaaaaaaatgctttgagatTTTTCataaaagacaacaacaaaagactgaaataatattttactgaatgtcattttttccttttactgtaCTTTCAAACTGTGTCAAATTAACATAGCAATGTTCATTACTGGATAGCTACTGCTGTACACATTTTAACATAAAGATCAAGTACAGCTTATTTTTCAAGGCAGACATAGAACTGCTAATACTACTGCTGCAGAATCACTGGAAGGTATTGAGATACTGGACACCAAGTAGTTAAGTGCTTTATGAGGTAAGTAGCgtttaagaaaaaaggaattcaCATGGTCCGGAAGTTCTTTCAACTGGCAGCAGATAGCATATGATGGACAAACAATAGACAAGCCACAGATATGTAATTCCTCCTTCATACTATTAACTATGTTTACTCTGCAGGGATCTCATAAGACTAAATCCTTCAACTGATATGTGTAAACAATATGGTTAACTACAGTCAGTAGCTGAAATTCCAGTAATTAAAGCAAAATTGACATAGAAAATGATCTTGTTaattctgttttacagaagATCAAGGTGAACATGCAGCGATTTCCTACAGATCACTTCAGTgctaaagatttattttactcTAAACAAGAAAGCCAAAAATATAATATTACCTTGATCTCTTTTCCAAAATACAATCCCATGCATTTGCCCTGAAATGCCAATGTGACTGACTctttgaagctgctgctgaggtagAGCAGCAAGGCATTCGTTCAGTGCTGTTATTATTCTTTGGACATTCTGCTCCATTCCCTGTAATCAAGAAGCATAATACTAAGATGAAGCCATTAGGACTCACTGTATTTATTAAACAAGGCTACTCTAGTCAGAAGTAAAGAACAGAATTCATTTAGGTTAATAACATGCATTAAAGTAACATTCACTACTAAAttgaaaaaaagtttgaaaaaagaaaaaaaaaacacagaaaacacaacatacacaaaacccccaaaacaatACTAGCAAGTTGACAATAAATAACAGCATCTTACACTGAAGGCCGTATAATCCTTGACTTAATTTCCTAAAACACCATACTCAAACACATCTTTTAAGAAGTCCATTAACGCTCACCACATACTTACATTAATTCAACTTctacattgctttttttttttttttttttttttttttacacaaagaGGATTATCCACATGTTCTCACTTGCATGCACATGCATGTCTCACACCCTCCTAAAACCTCTCTACACGCTGTTGACTTGGATGATGCCGATACTTCGTGTCTGGATACTCTATTCCCAGAACTGCCAAGCAAGCTGCAGAGATCTACTCAAAAAAGTGACCAAGCCCTGACACAAGGTAAGTTGCATTACAGCTTTCACACTTTCGAACATTCAGATTACTTTGACAGAGCCGAACAAAGATTATAagcaaaagtattttcatttatcCCATATATAGATGCAAACTGTCGTGCATGTATCTACTTCTAGCTGCATAAACATGACTGAAGGGAGAAGAATTGGCCTGTTTGGTTGGTATCTTCACCCCAGAAACACTACAATACTAGGCCACAGGAATGTTGATACATATTGTTTATGATTTTGATCCATTCTTTATTTGATTGAATAACATAATGGACCTAAAGCCCTCTAACAGGAATATACATTCCTGGTTATTTCCACTGGGAATTTCCAGTTATGATTCCATCTCACACTAAAGTGCAACATACCCTTTAAGTTGGTGAGTGGTTGCTGTTTCCTGACTGACAGCATCGAACACAAAGGCATTGTTCATGGAAGAATAGTTTTAGATTGTTTTGTGACAACTCTGAGGCCACGGTGGAAGCAGAAGCAGGCTTTCTGCAGGTCTGTATGctctcaaaagagaaaaatcaagctTGGGCTGCCATCTCAGAAGTGTGGGAGGCTCCAGCAGTGGCAATTAGTTTGACTCTGTGGTACCACTTACGGAAtgttcccagcagctgcctccatTTGAAATGAGGTAAGAAAAGAGGGAACGAGTTCCTATTCATCTAGCAAACCCACTGACTCCAGTACTATCCTAATTGGACATGACCATTTGAGTACTTAACCAGCAGCTTTTCAAAAGCTATCTTTCTTAAACCAGTCAGCTTTACTTGGCTTTCTTGAACAGTAAACAGAGAGCATTTTAATTCCCATTTCAGACATCCAGACACACATAGCGAACATCTCTGTCACTctacgcacacacacaaaacaagcccaaaaaaaaaccaaccaaacaagaaaTCCATCAAAGTCCACACAACACAGCAAGGCAGCCCAACTGCTACAAGGCAACGCCGCCATCCTGAAACCGCTGGCAGTGCTTTCTGCCACCCCTTACCTGTGGTCCAGCTTCCAGGCTGCTGGTGTGTGCCTGTGTCTCCCTGGAGCAGCTCGCTGCCACCACATGCCCTCGCCCTGTCCCTACCAGCAGGGCAGCCTTAACAGACGTCGTGCCCAGGTCTATGCCCAGCACGCAGGACGCCTCGCTGCCCGCCATGGCCCTGGCGATTTGCCTTCACCTCCCACAGCCCACACGAGTCTCTCTAGGCAGTACTCTGACCAACGTCCACTGTATTGAGCCCTTATGTTGTTCCTCGCTGCCTTTGAAGGAGCACCTGCCCCGAGAGGGCACAAACACAAGCTACTGCTCCAGCAGCGTGAGGGGACTAGGGTGAGTGGGCAAACTGGGCCGAGAGAGAGCCTGGACTCTGCCCTCTGACTGAAAACGTCTCCCTTCAGCACTTGAGCAACACCCCTCCATCTTGAGAGTGGCAAAACCACCccttccccagctctccccagcgAGCTTTGCCACTCGGAACGAAACTCCAGCGAGCAGCTGAAGCACCGAgtgcctcccccagccctcagcGACCCCTCCTCACAGAgccgccagccccagccccagcccggcgCCCGCCCCGCTCTGCCACACCCAAGATGGCGCCCGCGGGCGGCCGCAGCGGCGCAACGCGCGAAGGGGGCGTTAGGCGGGGAGGCGATAGGCGGCCGCCTCACGTGAGGAGCTGAAAAGGGAAGAGCTCGGGGTGCGTGGGACGGAGTCGCAGTGTTGGAAGGAGGTAGGCGGTTTTCCCTCTCCGTGCCGCTTCTTTGGTATTAGCGTGCCCTAAAGTGTGGGATGGCGTTTGCCTCATCGTACTTTCTGAGGGGAGAGCGCTGGGGACTACAAGTCCCAGCGTGCACCGCGCCCCGCTGCTCCgggtggggagggtgggggggcgCAGTGGCTGCTGAGATTTGTAGTCCTGTGAAGGGGGGGGGATACCTCAGGGGGCGGTAGCTGAGTGACAGGAGCAGGATAAGCTGTGAAGGGAGGAGATTTTGGCAGGGGAGCGTGGGCAGGCAGAGACTGAAAGCCCAGTGTACTGTGGGGAGTGCTGAGGGTCCTTCAGCCAGGCAGGGCCAGGGGCTGTGGTGCTGAGgagggagccattttgcagtgGGGGACAGGCTGGTACCCCCTCAAAGTTTGTAGGGCCTGAGCAAAGTTTTCTCCtcgtttttttttctgcagctctgccaccaTGAGGATGAGATATGTGTTCCCTCCTCTACTGTACCTCatgcctgtgctgctggggagtgGTGGTGTTTGGTCATCCCTGCTTGGACCTGCAGGCCAGCTCCAGAGTGGTAAGAGATGGACAAGGGTAGCTCCTCAGTATCCCCAGTCATCCCCCTCTGGGTAAATCTGCGCCACGTTTCCCACAGCTCTTCTTTCACATGCTGCCTTTGACTTTGTGAGCTCACGCTGAGGCACTCTAGTGACAGATGGAGCACTAGGAAGGTGCAGACACTCCCCTCAGTTGAAGGAGGTTAAATACTGACTGTGGTGCAGTCAGGGAAGAGCTGGGGAGCTCTCCTCCATTTAAATAACTTCTTAAGAATGCTGTGTAATGTAAGGTAATGAGAAAGATGCTTGTCACTGCTGATAATTCCTATGTAGCTTCCTACAAGAAATAGCTTTCATATTTGATTTGTATCTATATTTTCCACTTATTTCCAAATATGCTTTCTCTCAGAACGCAGACACAGTACTCAAAACTGTTGTGAGGATCCTGACAATGTAGGGACTTTCAGTTATTCTTACCTCAGAGGCTAACTGCTGGTGTTTGCTACTTCACTGTATCCAGCCCGTGTATCTCCAGCTTGTTATTTCAGTTCTAGCTTTCTTGAACCCTGTAGTTCAGGAGACAAAATAGGGTGTCCATTACTAaacacaataataaaaataattaaat
It includes:
- the SHPK gene encoding sedoheptulokinase, whose product is MAGSEASCVLGIDLGTTSVKAALLVGTGRGHVVAASCSRETQAHTSSLEAGPQGMEQNVQRIITALNECLAALPQQQLQRVSHIGISGQMHGIVFWKRDQGCRWTECGTSPTFEPEEVSHLVTWQDGRCSPAFLASLPPPQSHISLATGFGCATVYWYLKNSPDFLKCYDAAGTIHDYVVAMLCDLKKPLMSIQNAASWGYFNAKTKSWNTDVLKKSGFPLHLLPEVGDPGSIAGRTICAWHGIPKGTEVGIALGDFQCSVYSCLTERTDAVLNISTSAQLTISMPPGFQPPETPDPSSAVTYFPYFNGDYLAVAASLNGGNVLATFVDMVSQWMEELGLQVQDSAIYAKIIKAALAQDDSKLLIRPTIFGERHVPEQLASVTSIAVSELSLGHVTRALCRGIVENLCSMLPVQRLMETGVSRILGSGSALARNEVLRQEVERIFPFPVVYGKDVDAAVGAAMVMFHRK